From Erigeron canadensis isolate Cc75 chromosome 8, C_canadensis_v1, whole genome shotgun sequence, one genomic window encodes:
- the LOC122580446 gene encoding 12-oxophytodienoate reductase 1-like, which translates to MEDQIPLLTPYKMGKFQLAHRVVLAPLTRFRSYNGTPQSNAVLYYSQRTTKGGFLIAEAASISPPPQGYKNAPGIWSREHIDGWKPIVDAVHAKGGIIFCQLLYPGKVSDESFDPNDPSKSKGFFFWFLQPRTLSRKEISLVADDFRVAARNAVEAGFDGVEIHGAHGYLIDQILEDQANDGTDKYGGSLENRCRFALEVVEKVSNEIGADRVGIRLSPFANHMESAGDSHAEALGVHMAKSLNKYGILYCHMVQPRKKYANKCTDSLGPMRRAFNGTFIAAGGYDKDDGNDAVAGEQADLVAYGRLFLANPDLPKRFELGAPLNKHQRATFYTKDPVNGYTDYPFLETVV; encoded by the exons ATGGAAGACCAAATCCCTCTTCTGACCCCTTACAAAATGGGTAAATTCCAACTTGCCCACAG GGTTGTGTTGGCACCGTTGACAAGGTTTAGATCTTACAATGGTACTCCTCAGTCAAATGCTGTCTTATATTACTCTCAGAGGACCACAAAAGGCGGCTTTTTGATTGCTGAAGCAGCTTCCATATCTCCCCCACCCCAAGG ATACAAGAATGCTCCTGGAATATGGTCACGGGAACATATAGATGGCTGGAAACCCATTGTGGATGCTGTTCATGCAAAAGGAGGCATCATTTTTTGTCAACTACTCTATCCTGGGAAAGTTTCTGATGAAA GTTTTGATCCAAATGATCCTAGCAAAAGCAaaggttttttcttttggtttctaCAACCTAGGACACTAAGCAGGAAAGAAATTAGTCTGGTGGCTGATGATTTCAGAGTTGCAGCAAGAAACGCTGTGGAAGCTG GATTTGACGGAGTTGAAATCCATGGGGCTCATGGTTATCTGATCGACCAGATTTTAGAAGATCAAGCCAATGATGGAACTGACAAGTATGGGGGTTCATTGGAGAACCGTTGCAGATTTGCCCTTGAAGTAGTTGAAAAAGTCTCAAATGAGATTGGAGCTGATAGAGTTGGTATCCGGCTCTCTCCATTTGCAAACCATATGGAATCTGCAGGAGACTCACATGCAGAAGCATTAGGGGTTCACATGGCTAAATCACTAAACAAATACGGGATCCTGTATTGTCACATGGTCCAGCCTAGAAAAAAATATGCAAACAAATGCACTGACAGTTTGGGACCAATGCGACGCGCTTTTAATGGTACATTCATTGCGGCTGGGGGGTATGACAAGGATGATGGTAATGATGCTGTGGCCGGAGAGCAGGCAGATCTTGTAGCATATGGTCGTTTGTTCTTGGCTAATCCTGATTTGCCTAAAAGGTTTGAGCTTGGTGCTCCACTTAACAAGCATCAAAGAGCCACCTTTTATACCAAAGATCCTGTCAATGGCTACACCGATTATCCTTTCCTTGAAACCGTTGTTTGA
- the LOC122579250 gene encoding putative 12-oxophytodienoate reductase 11 isoform X1 — protein MEDQEKDQIPLSTPYKMGNFQLAHRIVLAPLTRCRSYDSIPQSHAILYYSQRTTKGGFLISEATCISSAAQGFKDAPGIWSKVHIEAWKPIVDAVHAKGGVFFCQLWHPGRASDQSMLLIYTTINGLYLFLCPLISFANIVLFLYTYDNLFLETGFEPNAGQPPVSSTDKQCSPVVENDGEVTFNFLPPLKLKTDEVSLVANDYRIAARNAIEAGFDGVEIHGAHGYLIDQFLKDQVNDRTDKYGGSLENRCRFALEVVESIANEIGADRVGIRLSPFADYMDSEDSNPEGLGLHMAKSLNKYGILYCHMVEPRMKQVEERSEFSISLRPMRRAFNGTFIAAGGYKRDDGNTAITEEHADLIAYGRLFLANPDLPKRFELHAQLNKYDRKTFYTTDPVVGYTDYPFLEKM, from the exons GATTGTATTAGCACCGTTGACGAGGTGTAGATCCTACGATAGTATTCCTCAATCGCATGCTATCTTATATTACTCTCAAAGAACCACCAAAGGCGGTTTCCTGATCTCTGAAGCCACTTGCATATCGAGTGCTGCCCAAGG ATTTAAAGATGCTCCTGGAATATGGTCAAAAGTACATATAGAGGCCTGGAAACCCATTGTAGATGCGGTTCATGCTAAAGGCGGCGTTTTTTTCTGTCAACTCTGGCATCCTGGGAGGGCTTCAGATCAAAGTATGCTTTTGATTTACACAACAATTAATGggctttatttatttttatgccCTTTGATCTCCTTTGCAAATATTGTCCTATTCCTGTACACATATGATAATCTGTTCCTGGAAACAGGTTTTGAACCGAATGCTGGACAACCACCAGTCTCTTCAACTGATAAACAATGTAGTCCAGTAGTTGAAAACGATGGGGAAgttacatttaattttttacCACCCCTGAAGCTAAAAACAGACGAAGTTAGTCTGGTTGCTAATGATTACAGGATTGCAGCAAGAAACGCTATAGAAGCAG gTTTTGATGGAGTCGAAATACATGGAGCTCACGGGTACCTAATTGACCAGTTTCTGAAAGATCAAGTCAATGATAGAACTGACAAATATGGGGGTTCATTAGAGAACCGTTGCAGATTTGCTCTTGAAGTGGTGGAAAGCATAGCAAATGAGATTGGAGCAGACAGAGTTGGCATCAGGCTCTCACCATTTGCTGATTATATGGATTCAGAAGACTCGAACCCAGAAGGTTTAGGTCTTCACATGGCTAAATCACTAAACAAATATGGGATTCTGTATTGCCACATGGTAGAGCCCAGGATGAAACAAGTGGAAGAGCGCAGTGAATTCTCCATCAGTCTACGACCCATGAGACGGGCTTTTAATGGTACTTTCATTGCTGCTGGTGGGTACAAGAGAGACGATGGTAACACTGCTATTACTGAAGAACATGCTGATCTTATAGCATATGGTCGTTTGTTCTTGGCAAATCCAGACTTGCCTAAAAGATTTGAGCTTCATGCTCAACTTAATAAGTATGATAGAAAAACATTCTATACAACAGATCCGGTTGTTGGCTACACAGATTATCCATTTCTCGAAAAAATGTAG
- the LOC122579250 gene encoding putative 12-oxophytodienoate reductase 11 isoform X2: MEDQEKDQIPLSTPYKMGNFQLAHRIVLAPLTRCRSYDSIPQSHAILYYSQRTTKGGFLISEATCISSAAQGFKDAPGIWSKVHIEAWKPIVDAVHAKGGVFFCQLWHPGRASDQSFEPNAGQPPVSSTDKQCSPVVENDGEVTFNFLPPLKLKTDEVSLVANDYRIAARNAIEAGFDGVEIHGAHGYLIDQFLKDQVNDRTDKYGGSLENRCRFALEVVESIANEIGADRVGIRLSPFADYMDSEDSNPEGLGLHMAKSLNKYGILYCHMVEPRMKQVEERSEFSISLRPMRRAFNGTFIAAGGYKRDDGNTAITEEHADLIAYGRLFLANPDLPKRFELHAQLNKYDRKTFYTTDPVVGYTDYPFLEKM; encoded by the exons GATTGTATTAGCACCGTTGACGAGGTGTAGATCCTACGATAGTATTCCTCAATCGCATGCTATCTTATATTACTCTCAAAGAACCACCAAAGGCGGTTTCCTGATCTCTGAAGCCACTTGCATATCGAGTGCTGCCCAAGG ATTTAAAGATGCTCCTGGAATATGGTCAAAAGTACATATAGAGGCCTGGAAACCCATTGTAGATGCGGTTCATGCTAAAGGCGGCGTTTTTTTCTGTCAACTCTGGCATCCTGGGAGGGCTTCAGATCAAA GTTTTGAACCGAATGCTGGACAACCACCAGTCTCTTCAACTGATAAACAATGTAGTCCAGTAGTTGAAAACGATGGGGAAgttacatttaattttttacCACCCCTGAAGCTAAAAACAGACGAAGTTAGTCTGGTTGCTAATGATTACAGGATTGCAGCAAGAAACGCTATAGAAGCAG gTTTTGATGGAGTCGAAATACATGGAGCTCACGGGTACCTAATTGACCAGTTTCTGAAAGATCAAGTCAATGATAGAACTGACAAATATGGGGGTTCATTAGAGAACCGTTGCAGATTTGCTCTTGAAGTGGTGGAAAGCATAGCAAATGAGATTGGAGCAGACAGAGTTGGCATCAGGCTCTCACCATTTGCTGATTATATGGATTCAGAAGACTCGAACCCAGAAGGTTTAGGTCTTCACATGGCTAAATCACTAAACAAATATGGGATTCTGTATTGCCACATGGTAGAGCCCAGGATGAAACAAGTGGAAGAGCGCAGTGAATTCTCCATCAGTCTACGACCCATGAGACGGGCTTTTAATGGTACTTTCATTGCTGCTGGTGGGTACAAGAGAGACGATGGTAACACTGCTATTACTGAAGAACATGCTGATCTTATAGCATATGGTCGTTTGTTCTTGGCAAATCCAGACTTGCCTAAAAGATTTGAGCTTCATGCTCAACTTAATAAGTATGATAGAAAAACATTCTATACAACAGATCCGGTTGTTGGCTACACAGATTATCCATTTCTCGAAAAAATGTAG